Proteins from a genomic interval of Myxococcales bacterium:
- the kdpA gene encoding potassium-transporting ATPase subunit KdpA, which translates to MTGATIVGLVAFAACLSLLAWPLGGYLARVFDGTTRATRVLGPVERLIYRVGGVDRDEDMPWPRYATAVVVFNLAGVVVVYLLQRLQGSLPGNPNDLHAVPSPVAWNTAISFVSNTNWQAYSGEATMSHLVAALALTVQNFVSAATGIAVLVALVRGFSRAEARGVGNFWVDLTRATLYVLVPMAIVMALILVWQGVPQTGAGHLDVAALDGGGHGQITVGPVASQVAIKQLGTNGGGYFGVNSAHPLENPTPLTNFVQCLAILLIPAALCLAFGRMVQRRRQGVAFLVTMWLLFVPFAAVTIHQELSATPAIAAVDDAGAVAIDVSAGNMEGKEQRFTAAEAALWASATTAASNGSVNSMHDSYQPLAGAATIALMGLGEVAFGGVGSGLYGLILFAIIAVFLSGLMIGRTPEFMGKKVEAHEMKLASIGVLVPAVALLIGTALACSTSQATTLGNGGAHGFTEMLYAMTSAANNNGSAFGGLTASGPFWATTQGILMWLGRFGALLPVLALAGALARKKRVPVTSGTLPTDSSLFVAFLVATVLLVGALTLVPALALGPIAEHLAR; encoded by the coding sequence ATGACCGGCGCCACCATCGTCGGCCTGGTCGCGTTCGCCGCGTGCTTGTCGCTCCTGGCGTGGCCGCTGGGCGGTTACCTGGCGCGGGTGTTCGACGGCACCACCCGCGCGACGCGGGTGCTCGGCCCGGTCGAGCGCCTGATCTACCGCGTCGGCGGCGTCGACCGCGACGAGGACATGCCGTGGCCTCGCTACGCGACCGCGGTGGTGGTGTTCAACCTCGCCGGCGTGGTGGTGGTGTACCTGCTGCAGCGCCTGCAGGGCAGCTTGCCCGGCAACCCGAACGACCTGCACGCGGTGCCGTCACCCGTCGCGTGGAACACGGCGATCAGCTTCGTCTCCAACACCAACTGGCAGGCCTACAGCGGCGAGGCCACGATGAGCCACCTGGTCGCGGCGCTGGCGCTGACCGTGCAGAACTTCGTGTCGGCGGCCACCGGCATCGCGGTGCTGGTGGCGCTGGTCCGCGGCTTCAGCCGCGCCGAGGCCAGGGGCGTCGGCAACTTCTGGGTCGACCTCACGCGCGCCACGCTCTACGTCCTGGTGCCGATGGCGATCGTGATGGCGCTGATCCTGGTGTGGCAGGGCGTGCCGCAGACCGGCGCTGGGCACCTCGACGTCGCGGCCCTCGACGGCGGCGGCCACGGCCAGATCACGGTGGGCCCGGTGGCCTCGCAGGTGGCGATCAAGCAGCTCGGCACCAACGGCGGCGGCTACTTCGGCGTCAACTCGGCCCACCCGCTCGAGAACCCGACGCCGCTGACCAACTTCGTCCAGTGCCTGGCGATCCTGCTGATCCCGGCGGCGCTGTGCCTGGCGTTCGGCCGGATGGTCCAGCGGCGGCGCCAGGGCGTGGCGTTCCTGGTGACGATGTGGTTGCTGTTCGTGCCGTTCGCGGCGGTGACCATCCACCAGGAGCTATCGGCGACGCCGGCGATCGCCGCGGTCGACGACGCCGGCGCGGTCGCGATCGACGTCAGCGCCGGCAACATGGAGGGCAAGGAGCAGCGCTTCACCGCCGCCGAGGCCGCGCTGTGGGCCAGCGCCACGACCGCCGCGTCCAACGGCTCGGTCAACTCGATGCACGACAGCTACCAGCCGCTCGCCGGCGCCGCGACCATCGCGCTCATGGGCCTCGGCGAGGTAGCGTTCGGCGGCGTCGGCTCCGGCCTCTACGGCTTGATCCTGTTCGCGATCATCGCGGTGTTCCTGTCGGGCCTGATGATCGGGCGCACGCCGGAGTTCATGGGCAAGAAGGTCGAGGCCCACGAGATGAAGCTGGCGTCGATCGGCGTCCTGGTGCCGGCGGTGGCGCTCCTGATCGGCACCGCGCTGGCGTGCTCGACCAGCCAGGCCACGACGCTGGGCAACGGCGGCGCCCACGGCTTCACCGAGATGCTGTACGCGATGACGTCGGCGGCCAACAACAACGGCTCGGCGTTCGGCGGCCTCACCGCCAGCGGCCCGTTCTGGGCCACCACCCAGGGGATCCTCATGTGGCTCGGCCGCTTCGGCGCGCTCCTGCCGGTGCTCGCCCTCGCCGGCGCGCTGGCCAGGAAGAAGCGCGTGCCGGTCACGTCCGGCACCCTGCCCACCGACAGCTCGTTGTTCGTCGCGTTCCTGGTCGCCACCGTGCTCCTCGTCGGCGCCCTGACCCTGGTCCCCGCGCTGGCGCTCGGCCCCATCGCCGAGCACCTGGCGCGCTGA
- a CDS encoding potassium-transporting ATPase subunit F, with product MTLLTWLGFGLAIVVFGYLVFALLFPEKLS from the coding sequence ATGACCTTGCTCACCTGGCTCGGCTTCGGGCTCGCGATCGTGGTCTTCGGATACCTGGTGTTCGCGCTGCTGTTCCCGGAGAAGCTGTCATGA